The following proteins come from a genomic window of Lachnoclostridium phytofermentans ISDg:
- the glmS gene encoding glutamine--fructose-6-phosphate transaminase (isomerizing): MCGIIGFTGHLNSAEVLLKGLGELEYRGYDSAGIACFMDGGIRIIKSVGKVAALKEKVPAAFVSSCGIGHTRWATHGGVSEVNAHPHSCGKVTLIHNGIIENYHELEHELKLGGRQPSSQTDTEIAAMLIDSLYYGDAYQTIKAAVDKLEGAYAFCILFSDQPDVIYCIRKGSPLVACSTEQGSVVASDMVALLRYSKDYFILPEFHIAKLTKTSITLTDLNEERVEPEMLSVTWDMSAAQKNGFKHYMLKEIYEQPEAITRTIAPRIKKYTGEDSKKEYLLPDLTCDNIPDSLFSDINRIIITACGTAMHAGLMGKVLLERLLRIPVTVDIASEFRYQDPIMDRNTLVITVSQSGETADTLAALRLAHEMGAKTLSIVNVKGSAIARESDYVFYTHAGPEIAVASTKAYTAQLSAFYILAFRFAYAKGCLAKNEVSNYLQKLYDVVLSIEEVLKQADYFKKISKELIHTENLFFIGRGMDSALACEGSIKLKEITYIHSEAYAAGELKHGTLSLITEGIPVIALATQSNVLSKMVSNMKEVRARGAMVICITTKDAVIESSLYDFRIDIPATEDIFAPYAAAVALQMIAYYTSASRGLDVDQPRNLAKSVTVE, from the coding sequence ATGTGTGGTATTATTGGATTTACCGGACACTTAAATTCGGCCGAGGTACTGCTTAAGGGACTCGGAGAATTAGAGTATCGCGGTTATGACAGTGCAGGAATTGCATGTTTTATGGACGGAGGAATTCGTATAATCAAATCCGTAGGAAAGGTAGCCGCATTGAAGGAAAAAGTTCCGGCTGCCTTTGTATCTTCTTGTGGTATTGGGCATACCCGATGGGCTACTCATGGTGGAGTATCCGAAGTAAATGCTCACCCACATTCCTGTGGAAAGGTTACTTTAATTCACAATGGTATTATTGAAAACTATCACGAGCTAGAACATGAGCTTAAACTCGGCGGACGCCAACCAAGTTCTCAAACAGATACCGAAATAGCTGCAATGCTTATCGATAGTTTATATTACGGTGATGCCTATCAAACGATTAAGGCAGCTGTTGACAAATTGGAAGGTGCTTACGCATTCTGTATCTTATTTTCAGATCAACCTGATGTAATCTACTGCATAAGAAAAGGCAGCCCACTTGTTGCCTGCAGCACAGAACAAGGTTCCGTAGTCGCTTCGGATATGGTAGCACTGCTCCGTTATTCGAAGGATTATTTCATATTGCCTGAATTTCATATCGCTAAGCTAACCAAGACTTCTATTACGCTTACCGATTTAAATGAGGAGCGCGTAGAACCAGAAATGCTAAGTGTTACTTGGGATATGTCTGCCGCTCAAAAGAATGGTTTTAAACACTACATGCTAAAAGAAATCTATGAACAACCAGAAGCAATTACGCGAACGATTGCTCCTAGAATCAAAAAGTATACAGGAGAAGATTCCAAAAAAGAATATCTTCTTCCAGATTTAACTTGTGATAATATTCCGGATTCCTTATTTTCTGATATCAATCGTATCATCATTACAGCATGCGGGACTGCTATGCATGCAGGATTGATGGGTAAAGTATTATTAGAACGCCTTCTACGTATTCCTGTAACCGTTGATATTGCATCAGAATTTCGTTATCAGGATCCAATTATGGACCGGAATACACTAGTAATTACAGTTTCACAATCCGGAGAAACTGCGGATACCTTAGCGGCATTAAGACTTGCTCATGAGATGGGAGCAAAAACTCTATCCATAGTAAATGTCAAAGGATCCGCTATAGCAAGAGAAAGCGACTATGTATTCTATACTCATGCAGGTCCAGAGATAGCAGTTGCAAGTACCAAAGCTTACACTGCTCAACTTTCTGCCTTTTATATCTTAGCTTTCCGTTTTGCATATGCAAAAGGTTGCCTTGCTAAGAATGAAGTATCGAATTATCTACAAAAATTGTATGATGTTGTACTGTCAATTGAAGAAGTATTAAAACAGGCTGACTACTTCAAAAAAATTAGCAAGGAACTTATCCATACAGAAAATCTATTTTTCATAGGGCGTGGTATGGATTCCGCTCTTGCTTGCGAGGGCTCTATTAAGCTAAAAGAAATTACCTATATTCATTCTGAAGCTTATGCTGCTGGTGAACTAAAACATGGTACTCTTTCCTTAATTACGGAAGGTATTCCTGTCATTGCATTAGCTACCCAGTCAAACGTATTATCGAAGATGGTTTCTAATATGAAAGAAGTACGTGCAAGAGGTGCTATGGTTATTTGTATTACAACTAAGGATGCAGTAATCGAAAGCTCCCTTTATGATTTTCGTATTGATATTCCGGCTACAGAGGATATTTTTGCTCCATATGCTGCAGCCGTTGCTTTACAGATGATCGCTTATTATACTTCTGCTTCCCGTGGTTTAGACGTTGATCAACCGCGTAATTTAGCAAAATCCGTGACAGTGGAATAA
- a CDS encoding FlxA-like family protein, whose amino-acid sequence MNIGATQGYSYSSSLAFGQNQYTNGLGIQESNKSKEERSSINAAELSFNKQGDSFLESLREQYKGYQEELNSLSANEEMTPEEKLAKRKEIQEQIDDIKSQIALRQQQLQQQEKENAQKEIEKRQRESASNNKDITEEEYRNQLHQKFLTEASNVMSEVGIHKRLKVKTEGELRVASIELKSSMARSGGASKSLTKNVSEAKKRLSQNDIKLSEKLGKLNELANAQKDELKNQEKDSKNSISLKEKLEETKVAKERMYRNNSEIEEKEEKRMDNRYDKHVNVLI is encoded by the coding sequence ATGAATATAGGTGCTACGCAAGGTTACTCTTATTCTTCATCACTTGCTTTTGGGCAAAATCAATATACAAATGGTTTAGGAATACAAGAATCTAATAAGAGCAAGGAAGAAAGAAGCAGCATTAATGCAGCAGAATTAAGTTTTAATAAGCAGGGAGATTCATTCTTAGAGTCCTTAAGAGAACAGTATAAAGGGTATCAGGAAGAATTAAATTCATTGAGTGCGAATGAAGAAATGACACCTGAAGAAAAACTAGCAAAGAGAAAAGAAATACAAGAACAGATCGATGATATAAAAAGTCAAATAGCTTTAAGGCAGCAGCAATTACAGCAGCAAGAAAAAGAAAATGCCCAAAAAGAGATTGAAAAAAGACAGAGAGAATCAGCATCCAATAATAAAGATATTACAGAAGAGGAATATAGAAATCAGTTACATCAGAAATTTCTTACAGAGGCATCCAATGTTATGTCGGAGGTTGGTATACATAAACGATTAAAAGTAAAGACAGAAGGAGAGTTAAGGGTCGCTTCCATAGAATTGAAATCATCCATGGCAAGGTCAGGTGGAGCTAGCAAGAGTCTTACTAAAAATGTGTCCGAAGCGAAAAAAAGATTATCCCAGAATGATATAAAATTGAGTGAGAAACTCGGAAAATTAAATGAGCTTGCGAATGCTCAAAAAGATGAGTTGAAGAATCAGGAGAAGGATTCTAAAAATTCTATTTCTTTAAAAGAGAAATTAGAAGAAACAAAAGTAGCAAAAGAACGCATGTATAGGAATAACTCTGAGATAGAAGAAAAAGAAGAGAAACGAATGGATAATAGGTACGATAAACATGTAAATGTTCTTATATAA
- a CDS encoding phospholipase D-like domain-containing protein has translation MQKFKNLSRKKKIRYGILSVLIFYLVYVIISVTIPFANPPKVSEEFKQSVNLNAFYSDTISVDRAAIVETSQDALDVRIHMINQAKEKIAISSFSIKHDRSCKEIASAVLAAANRGVKVQILVDGLTGNIDMGSDPIYYALGTQENVEIRYYNILNLLKPWTANGRLHDKYLIVDDSLLLLGGRNISNYFLGEYNTNVLSYDRDILVYNTAAKTSRNDESVLSQVWSYFETIWNDKMSEPVFDRVPRYKNNKVSKAYETLGSIYQDLKTSRPQLFTEVDYVPLTVPTNKVSLITNPIHIMAKEPHIWYQMAELMKNAEKRVYIQSPYAVLDSTMYQDMNEISNKVPDFRMLINSTAGGDNVMASSDYTFNKRKVIKTGVQIFEFQGEHSMHDKSILIDDDISIIGSFNVDMRSAYLDTEVMLVVHGTEFNKQLESYMYAMQDKSLPVHEDASYGTNGNVIPLKISTGKKMLYNITSAVFQLFRYLL, from the coding sequence ATGCAAAAATTCAAAAATCTATCCCGAAAAAAGAAAATACGATATGGTATTTTGTCCGTCCTAATATTCTATCTAGTTTATGTTATCATCAGTGTTACCATCCCCTTCGCAAATCCACCAAAAGTTAGTGAAGAATTTAAGCAAAGTGTTAATTTAAACGCTTTTTATAGTGATACCATATCGGTAGATCGTGCTGCTATAGTGGAAACTAGTCAAGATGCGCTTGATGTTCGAATACATATGATTAATCAAGCCAAAGAAAAGATTGCAATTTCTTCTTTTTCCATAAAGCATGACCGCAGCTGTAAGGAAATTGCTAGTGCAGTCTTAGCTGCTGCTAATCGTGGTGTTAAAGTTCAAATTCTTGTAGATGGACTTACAGGTAATATCGATATGGGATCTGATCCAATTTATTATGCTCTTGGAACGCAGGAAAATGTTGAAATTCGCTATTATAATATTCTTAACTTATTAAAACCATGGACAGCAAATGGCAGACTACATGATAAATACCTTATTGTAGATGATTCTTTATTGCTCCTCGGGGGCAGAAATATCTCAAATTATTTTCTTGGTGAGTATAATACCAATGTCTTAAGCTATGATAGAGATATCCTCGTATATAATACTGCGGCTAAAACAAGTAGAAATGATGAAAGTGTTCTATCCCAAGTATGGAGTTATTTCGAAACAATTTGGAATGATAAGATGAGTGAACCGGTATTTGACCGGGTTCCAAGGTATAAGAACAATAAGGTTTCAAAGGCTTATGAAACTCTAGGTTCCATCTATCAGGACTTAAAAACATCCAGACCTCAGCTTTTTACCGAAGTTGATTATGTTCCATTAACTGTTCCAACAAATAAAGTTAGTTTAATTACAAATCCTATTCATATCATGGCAAAAGAACCTCATATCTGGTATCAGATGGCGGAGCTAATGAAAAATGCAGAGAAACGTGTTTATATTCAGTCTCCATATGCTGTCCTAGACTCAACTATGTATCAGGATATGAATGAAATCAGCAACAAGGTACCTGATTTTCGAATGCTCATTAACTCTACCGCTGGCGGCGATAATGTCATGGCATCTTCAGATTACACCTTCAATAAACGAAAAGTTATCAAAACAGGCGTGCAGATTTTTGAATTTCAAGGAGAACACTCCATGCACGATAAATCTATTTTAATTGACGATGACATATCTATTATAGGTTCCTTTAATGTTGATATGCGAAGTGCTTATCTGGATACCGAAGTAATGCTTGTCGTACATGGTACTGAGTTTAACAAACAATTAGAATCCTATATGTATGCGATGCAAGATAAGTCTCTTCCTGTACATGAAGATGCATCCTATGGAACCAACGGAAATGTCATTCCACTAAAAATTTCAACCGGTAAGAAGATGCTTTATAACATTACCTCTGCTGTATTTCAGTTATTTCGCTATTTATTATAG
- the hslO gene encoding Hsp33 family molecular chaperone HslO, with product MNDYIIRATAANSQIRAFACISTEIVETARQAHNTSPVVTAALGRLLTGGAMMGSMMKGEKDLLTLKIACSGPIGGLTVTADAGANVKGYANQNVVNLPPSPKGKLDVGKALDIGVLSVIKDMGLKEPYVGQTDLVTGEIAEDLTYYFATSEQVPSSVALGVLMNRDNTVRCAGGFIIQLLPFAEEEVIEKLEKKIGEITSVTSMLDKGMTPEEILQELLGEFGLTILDKIPTKFTCNCTKERVEKAIVSIGKKDLQEMIDDEKPIEVNCHFCNTNYEFSVEELKDIITRSN from the coding sequence ATGAACGATTATATAATACGTGCAACCGCAGCAAATAGCCAGATACGAGCATTCGCCTGTATTTCAACGGAAATCGTTGAAACTGCAAGACAGGCTCACAACACAAGTCCTGTTGTAACTGCAGCCCTTGGAAGATTACTAACTGGTGGAGCAATGATGGGTAGTATGATGAAGGGAGAAAAAGATCTCTTAACATTAAAGATTGCATGTAGTGGACCAATTGGTGGATTAACTGTTACTGCAGATGCTGGTGCAAATGTGAAAGGTTATGCGAATCAAAATGTAGTAAATCTTCCTCCTAGTCCAAAAGGAAAATTAGATGTTGGTAAGGCACTTGATATCGGTGTTCTTAGTGTGATTAAGGATATGGGACTAAAGGAGCCATATGTTGGACAAACTGATTTAGTTACAGGTGAGATTGCAGAAGATTTGACTTATTATTTTGCAACCTCAGAGCAGGTTCCATCCTCAGTAGCACTTGGAGTATTGATGAATCGTGATAATACAGTACGATGTGCAGGTGGATTTATCATTCAGTTATTACCATTTGCAGAAGAAGAAGTAATTGAGAAATTAGAAAAAAAGATTGGGGAAATTACTTCAGTCACTTCGATGTTAGATAAAGGTATGACACCGGAAGAAATCTTACAGGAGTTACTTGGAGAATTTGGTCTTACTATCTTAGATAAGATACCAACCAAGTTTACTTGTAACTGTACAAAAGAGCGTGTGGAGAAGGCTATTGTAAGCATCGGAAAGAAAGATTTACAAGAGATGATAGACGATGAAAAGCCAATTGAAGTAAATTGTCATTTTTGCAATACGAACTATGAATTTTCAGTAGAAGAGTTAAAAGATATAATAACTAGAAGCAATTAA
- a CDS encoding class I SAM-dependent DNA methyltransferase, whose product MQAYTGFAEVYDTFMDNVPYEEWSEYLAGLLKEYGVKDGLVLELGCGTGSITRRLFERGYDMIGIDLSEDMLEIAREKDMDVGYSFDDILYLNQDMREFELYGTVSAVVSICDSMNYITKPEELKQVFRLVNNYLDPQGIFIFDMNTIHKYRDILGETTIAENREDCSFIWENFYHDKEAINQYDITIYKKTEIELEDEELESTTSLYERNLYQRWEETHYQRAYELEEIKALLIEAGMEYVAAYDAMTKNAPSEESERIYIIAREKKQENKFYL is encoded by the coding sequence ATGCAAGCATATACAGGTTTTGCTGAAGTTTATGATACATTTATGGATAATGTTCCTTATGAGGAATGGTCAGAGTATCTTGCTGGTTTATTAAAAGAGTACGGAGTGAAGGATGGTTTAGTACTAGAGCTCGGTTGCGGTACTGGAAGTATAACCAGAAGATTATTTGAACGCGGGTATGACATGATTGGAATAGATTTATCAGAAGACATGTTAGAAATTGCAAGAGAAAAAGATATGGATGTAGGATATTCCTTTGACGATATTTTATATCTGAATCAGGATATGAGAGAATTTGAGTTATATGGAACTGTTTCTGCAGTGGTTAGTATTTGTGATAGTATGAACTATATTACAAAACCAGAGGAGCTTAAGCAAGTCTTTCGTTTAGTGAATAACTATTTAGACCCACAAGGAATATTTATTTTTGATATGAACACAATTCATAAATACAGAGATATCCTTGGAGAGACAACAATTGCAGAGAATCGAGAAGATTGCAGTTTTATCTGGGAAAACTTTTATCATGACAAAGAAGCAATCAATCAATATGATATTACAATCTATAAAAAGACGGAGATTGAGCTTGAGGATGAGGAGTTAGAATCAACAACTTCACTCTATGAACGTAATCTTTATCAAAGATGGGAGGAAACTCATTATCAAAGAGCTTATGAGCTAGAGGAAATAAAAGCATTATTAATCGAAGCAGGAATGGAATATGTGGCTGCTTACGATGCAATGACTAAGAATGCGCCATCCGAGGAAAGTGAGCGTATTTATATCATTGCACGGGAGAAAAAACAAGAGAATAAGTTTTATTTGTAA
- the xylB gene encoding xylulokinase produces MYYIGVDLGTSSVKLVLMKDNGEITKVVSKEYDLFFPKTGWSEQNPVDWYRQSVAGIKELISDIKNEEVAGISFGGQMHGLVILDSDDEVLRPAILWNDGRTGEECDYLNNVIGREKISRYTANMALTGFTAPKLLWVKKHEPDIFNRIAKIMLPKDYLAYRFTGVHCTDVSDASGMLLFDVEHKCWSDEMIEIVGIQKNQLANIYESYEVVGTLTSTAAEELGLTTEVKVIAGAGDNAAGAIGTGTIEHGMCSVSLGTSGTVFIASDNFAVDENNALHSFAHANGKYHFLGCMLCAASANKWWMEDVLKTKEFAKEQQEIGELGENEVYFLPYLMGERTPHNDPSARGAFVGMSMNTTRGDMTLAVLEGVTYALRDAVEIARSFGVTVERVRLIGGGAKSDLWCKLVANILDVTVEKLACEEGPGYGAAMLAAVGCGAYATVSEAADKLIRVTDTIHQEPALVEKYNKKYEVFRELYPALKPVYRML; encoded by the coding sequence ATGTATTATATTGGTGTGGATTTGGGAACTTCTTCTGTGAAGCTTGTGTTGATGAAGGACAATGGTGAAATTACAAAGGTAGTATCAAAAGAATATGATTTATTCTTCCCGAAAACTGGATGGTCGGAACAAAATCCAGTGGATTGGTATCGTCAGAGCGTTGCAGGAATCAAAGAATTAATTAGTGACATTAAGAATGAAGAAGTTGCTGGAATTAGTTTTGGTGGACAGATGCATGGACTTGTTATCTTAGATAGTGATGACGAAGTACTTAGACCTGCAATTCTGTGGAACGATGGCAGAACAGGAGAAGAATGCGATTACTTAAATAATGTAATTGGAAGAGAAAAAATCTCTCGCTACACAGCGAATATGGCACTAACTGGTTTTACTGCTCCCAAATTATTGTGGGTTAAAAAACATGAGCCTGACATCTTTAATCGAATAGCAAAAATCATGTTACCAAAGGATTACCTTGCATATCGTTTTACTGGAGTTCATTGTACGGATGTTTCAGATGCGTCTGGTATGTTATTATTTGACGTAGAACATAAATGTTGGAGCGATGAGATGATTGAAATTGTAGGCATACAGAAAAATCAACTCGCAAATATTTATGAGAGCTATGAAGTGGTTGGAACGCTTACGAGTACCGCTGCAGAAGAATTAGGACTTACAACTGAAGTTAAGGTTATTGCAGGTGCTGGTGACAACGCAGCAGGAGCAATTGGTACTGGAACAATAGAACATGGTATGTGTAGTGTGTCTCTTGGAACCTCCGGTACAGTATTTATTGCGTCTGATAATTTTGCAGTCGATGAAAATAATGCACTTCACTCTTTTGCTCATGCAAACGGTAAATACCACTTCCTTGGATGTATGTTATGTGCAGCATCTGCAAATAAATGGTGGATGGAAGATGTCTTAAAAACGAAAGAGTTTGCAAAGGAACAGCAAGAGATTGGTGAACTTGGAGAAAATGAAGTTTACTTCCTTCCATACCTTATGGGAGAGAGAACTCCTCATAACGATCCATCAGCACGTGGTGCATTTGTTGGTATGTCAATGAATACAACAAGAGGAGATATGACGCTTGCAGTTTTAGAAGGTGTTACATATGCACTTCGTGATGCAGTTGAAATCGCTCGTTCTTTTGGTGTTACAGTAGAACGTGTCAGATTAATTGGTGGTGGAGCAAAGAGTGACCTCTGGTGTAAGTTAGTAGCTAATATCTTAGATGTAACAGTTGAAAAATTAGCTTGTGAAGAAGGACCTGGATATGGTGCAGCAATGTTAGCAGCAGTTGGTTGCGGTGCTTATGCGACAGTATCTGAGGCAGCAGATAAGTTAATTCGTGTTACAGATACCATTCATCAAGAGCCAGCTTTGGTGGAGAAGTATAATAAGAAATATGAGGTATTCCGTGAGTTGTATCCAGCGCTAAAACCAGTATATCGTATGCTGTAA
- a CDS encoding ROK family transcriptional regulator, which yields MVLGSKELIRDINSKLVLETIIQNEPISRAAISKKLGLTKATISAIVSDFINDKLVVEIGSEDTGLGRKPILLSFHKKAGYAICVDIEVSRISCMISDLKGEQRSVKQIKTPSESNLVPVLIDLIQSMESEYEKTPYGLIGIAIGIHGVVHQNEVLFTPYYNLNGINLSEQLGSYFGVPVFLENEANLSALGEKAYLPETYTSLANLSIHSGVGLGIILNKQLYTGYHGNAGEFGHTIVVMNGRTCPCGNQGCLEQYASERALLKEYSEDASLDDLLLAYEKKEPKAMGVMEHFVNYMAVCVNNLQNTISPEIIIINSAFTNAYPELAEMIAKKVNNKLVDKIPLIASNLKDHSILLGGITVLVKNFLGIKNLSLGVKNPS from the coding sequence ATGGTTTTAGGTAGTAAAGAACTTATACGAGATATTAATAGTAAGCTAGTGCTTGAAACTATTATACAAAATGAGCCTATCTCTCGTGCTGCTATCTCGAAGAAATTAGGACTTACCAAAGCCACTATTTCTGCTATCGTTAGTGATTTTATTAATGATAAATTAGTTGTGGAAATCGGAAGTGAAGATACGGGGCTCGGTCGTAAACCAATTCTATTAAGTTTTCATAAAAAAGCTGGTTATGCAATTTGCGTTGATATTGAAGTTTCTAGAATCTCCTGTATGATCTCAGATCTAAAAGGGGAACAGCGCAGTGTCAAACAAATCAAAACACCTTCAGAATCAAACTTAGTACCAGTGTTAATTGATCTCATACAATCTATGGAATCTGAATACGAAAAAACACCTTATGGTCTCATTGGTATTGCAATTGGTATCCATGGTGTTGTCCATCAAAACGAGGTATTATTTACCCCTTATTACAATTTAAATGGCATTAACCTCTCAGAACAATTAGGTAGCTATTTTGGTGTCCCTGTATTCTTGGAAAATGAAGCAAATCTTTCTGCACTAGGAGAGAAAGCTTATCTCCCAGAAACTTATACTTCACTTGCAAACCTTAGTATTCACTCTGGAGTAGGTTTAGGTATTATATTAAATAAACAATTATACACTGGATATCATGGAAATGCTGGTGAATTTGGTCATACTATCGTAGTTATGAATGGCCGTACCTGTCCTTGTGGAAATCAAGGCTGCCTCGAACAATATGCTTCGGAACGTGCGCTATTAAAAGAGTATAGTGAAGATGCTTCACTAGATGATTTGTTGTTAGCTTATGAGAAAAAAGAACCGAAGGCTATGGGAGTGATGGAGCATTTTGTAAACTACATGGCAGTTTGCGTGAATAATCTACAAAATACAATTAGCCCAGAGATTATCATCATTAATAGTGCATTTACCAATGCTTATCCGGAATTAGCTGAGATGATTGCAAAAAAAGTTAATAACAAGTTAGTTGATAAAATTCCATTGATAGCCTCCAACTTAAAAGATCATTCCATACTACTTGGTGGTATTACGGTATTGGTTAAAAACTTCCTTGGCATTAAAAATCTAAGCTTAGGAGTCAAGAATCCATCATAA
- a CDS encoding diacylglycerol/lipid kinase family protein — translation MTYKMRRKMLFIYNPNAGRGRIRTKLSQILEIFLRTDCEIVIYPTKQKMDAREIAKEYATKNECDAIVCSGGDGTLNEVVGGLMEVGCSLPVGYIPSGTTNDFGYSLNIPKNMVKAAEIIVKGATLLCDVGSMNNSYFTYTAAFGLFTDVSYDTPQNFKNVLGRMAYILSGISKLHSVKVYHLRIEHEDEVLEDDFIYGMLANSNSIGGFRGITGSKVLLNDGLFELILIRRPNNLVELSGIINDLAHNVLTGKNIYYHRVHSVKIISESDMPWSLDGEYGGTTTEANIVIHKEAIPYICDRSELLESKETLEIL, via the coding sequence TTGACGTATAAAATGCGAAGAAAGATGTTATTTATCTATAATCCAAATGCAGGTAGAGGTAGAATACGTACGAAGCTTTCACAGATTCTAGAGATATTCTTAAGGACAGATTGTGAAATTGTAATATACCCAACCAAACAAAAAATGGATGCCAGAGAGATAGCAAAGGAATATGCAACCAAAAACGAATGTGATGCCATTGTATGTTCTGGTGGGGATGGAACTTTGAATGAGGTAGTAGGAGGACTTATGGAAGTTGGTTGTTCGTTACCGGTTGGCTACATACCTTCCGGTACAACAAATGACTTCGGCTATAGTCTAAATATTCCAAAGAACATGGTGAAGGCTGCTGAAATCATTGTAAAAGGTGCTACCTTATTATGTGATGTGGGGTCAATGAATAATTCGTACTTTACTTATACAGCAGCATTTGGATTATTTACAGATGTTTCTTATGATACTCCACAAAACTTTAAGAATGTACTTGGTCGTATGGCATACATTTTAAGTGGTATCAGTAAACTTCACAGCGTTAAGGTTTACCATCTTCGCATTGAGCATGAGGACGAAGTCTTAGAGGATGATTTTATTTATGGCATGTTAGCGAATTCGAATTCGATCGGCGGTTTCCGGGGGATAACTGGATCAAAAGTACTGCTAAATGATGGATTATTTGAATTAATCTTAATTCGTAGGCCAAATAATCTGGTTGAGCTAAGTGGTATCATCAATGATTTGGCGCATAATGTACTCACTGGAAAGAACATATATTATCATCGTGTCCATTCTGTTAAGATTATTTCAGAAAGTGACATGCCTTGGTCCTTAGATGGGGAATATGGTGGTACTACAACGGAAGCAAACATTGTAATACATAAAGAAGCCATACCTTATATCTGTGACCGTTCGGAATTGCTCGAATCAAAAGAAACGTTAGAAATACTATAA
- a CDS encoding small, acid-soluble spore protein, alpha/beta type codes for MGKIRKPIDMSKVKPEDMLKYEIAKELGLFDQVLREGWGSLSAKETGRIGGIMTRKRKAMEKQMIDTIKEE; via the coding sequence ATGGGAAAAATAAGAAAACCAATTGATATGTCAAAAGTTAAACCGGAAGATATGTTGAAGTATGAGATTGCAAAAGAACTAGGACTTTTTGATCAAGTACTTCGTGAGGGCTGGGGGTCTTTGTCTGCAAAGGAAACAGGCCGTATCGGTGGTATCATGACAAGAAAAAGAAAAGCTATGGAAAAGCAAATGATTGATACAATCAAGGAAGAATAG